In the Actinomycetota bacterium genome, one interval contains:
- a CDS encoding glycoside hydrolase, translating to MRLQARRPLFLAALAVTFAMAFSALPEVPPADASSNDGSGGRAVAHRSGAAEVNTAAARANAPDAKLHRIKVDGTQLQGVEPTLGLTKNGDVYYAAFQTNTRIEVAHSGDNGQTWDLRSPELPGGRNTHALSFDPYVYVDPRTDRIFTIDLTVACSYLSFSDDKGKSYITNPIACGRPVNDHQTLFAGPPVNSPTVGYKNIVYYCWNDVGSSSCSKSLDGGLSFSPTGAPAYPGIDPEAGEQDDNFCGGLHAHGYVGHDGTVYLPKGHCGQPFLSISKDEGKTWNRVQVAKIGTSTHEAGVATDSKGNIYYAWVARDRLPYLVISKNGGKTWSKPQMIAPPGVKEANLPGLDVGAPGKVAIVYMGSENSPFRPGREENANECTALGSCTREGYKKVTWNGYMTISANALDDEPLFYSGTVNEKKDPLIRDTCGPGRCRAVFDFIDIVIGRDGTPWAAFVDGCTSICATAAGASNLGSDAVVGRLVGGPKLR from the coding sequence CAACGACGGATCGGGAGGACGCGCTGTCGCCCACCGCAGTGGAGCCGCCGAGGTGAACACCGCCGCGGCCCGTGCCAATGCACCCGACGCGAAGCTCCACCGCATCAAGGTCGACGGGACGCAGCTCCAGGGCGTGGAGCCGACGCTGGGCCTCACGAAGAACGGCGACGTCTATTACGCCGCGTTCCAGACGAACACCAGGATCGAGGTGGCCCACTCGGGTGACAACGGGCAGACCTGGGACCTCCGCTCGCCGGAGCTCCCCGGCGGCCGTAACACGCACGCTCTGTCGTTCGACCCGTACGTGTACGTGGACCCGCGGACCGACCGCATCTTCACGATCGACCTGACGGTAGCGTGCTCCTACCTGTCGTTTAGCGACGACAAGGGGAAGTCGTACATCACCAACCCCATCGCCTGCGGCCGCCCGGTCAACGACCACCAGACGCTGTTCGCGGGGCCACCGGTCAACAGCCCGACTGTCGGTTACAAGAACATCGTCTACTACTGCTGGAACGACGTTGGTAGCTCGTCGTGCTCGAAGTCGCTCGACGGTGGTTTGTCCTTCTCGCCCACGGGGGCTCCCGCTTACCCCGGCATCGACCCCGAAGCCGGAGAGCAGGACGACAACTTCTGCGGCGGGCTCCACGCCCACGGCTACGTCGGACACGACGGAACCGTGTACCTCCCCAAGGGCCACTGCGGGCAGCCGTTCCTCTCGATCAGCAAGGACGAGGGAAAGACGTGGAACCGCGTACAGGTTGCGAAGATCGGCACCTCGACGCACGAGGCCGGTGTCGCCACCGACTCCAAGGGCAACATCTACTACGCGTGGGTCGCTCGGGACCGTCTGCCGTACCTCGTGATCTCCAAGAACGGCGGCAAGACCTGGTCGAAGCCCCAGATGATCGCTCCCCCAGGTGTGAAAGAGGCCAACCTGCCGGGTCTGGACGTGGGTGCACCCGGGAAGGTCGCGATCGTGTACATGGGCAGCGAGAACTCGCCGTTCCGTCCCGGCAGGGAAGAGAACGCAAACGAATGCACCGCACTGGGTTCCTGTACCCGAGAGGGATACAAGAAGGTCACGTGGAACGGTTACATGACGATCAGCGCGAACGCGCTGGACGACGAGCCCCTGTTCTACAGCGGCACGGTGAACGAGAAGAAAGACCCGCTGATCCGAGACACCTGCGGACCGGGTCGTTGTCGAGCCGTCTTCGACTTCATCGATATCGTGATCGGTCGCGACGGCACCCCGTGGGCGGCGTTCGTCGACGGATGCACGTCGATCTGCGCAACGGCCGCCGGGGCGAGCAACCTCGGGTCTGACGCGGTCGTCGGTCGCCTCGTCGGAGGCCCGAAGCTCAGATAA
- a CDS encoding haloalkane dehalogenase — protein sequence MEIFRTDDARFEHLPGYDFDPHYLDLGGALDGLRMHYVDEGQGAPILLLHGEPTWAYLYRKMIPPLAEGARVVVPDLIGFGRSDKPTERDWYSYERHVDSIVQLIQHLDLQSITLVVQDWGGPIGLRVAVTHRDRFANLVILNTGIFRPGPNWPTEGFMRWRNFAERNPDLPVGFVLQGATSTDLSEEVIAAYEAPFPTAESKAGAAAFPLLVPLREGDPGAAEMAHTGDALEMWNKPALVAFSDQDPVFPQRAGEKLAQRIPSAIFVPISGASHFLQEDKGQEIAALVRDWLGI from the coding sequence ATGGAGATCTTCCGCACAGATGATGCGCGCTTCGAGCACCTGCCCGGATACGACTTCGACCCGCACTATCTAGATCTCGGCGGGGCCCTCGACGGGTTGCGGATGCACTACGTCGACGAGGGTCAGGGCGCCCCGATCCTTCTTCTCCACGGCGAGCCGACCTGGGCCTATCTCTACCGCAAGATGATCCCGCCGCTGGCGGAGGGCGCACGCGTGGTGGTCCCGGACCTGATCGGCTTCGGACGCTCGGACAAGCCGACCGAGCGCGACTGGTACAGCTACGAACGTCACGTCGACTCGATCGTCCAGCTGATCCAGCACCTGGATCTCCAGTCGATCACGCTGGTGGTACAGGACTGGGGCGGTCCGATCGGGTTGCGGGTGGCGGTGACTCATCGGGACCGGTTCGCGAACCTCGTGATCCTGAACACCGGCATCTTCCGGCCCGGCCCGAACTGGCCGACCGAAGGCTTCATGAGGTGGCGCAACTTCGCGGAGCGCAACCCGGACCTTCCTGTTGGTTTCGTGCTGCAGGGGGCGACCTCTACCGACCTATCGGAAGAGGTGATCGCGGCTTACGAAGCTCCGTTCCCTACCGCGGAGTCGAAGGCCGGCGCCGCCGCCTTCCCGTTGTTGGTCCCCCTGCGCGAGGGTGACCCGGGCGCTGCAGAGATGGCGCATACGGGCGACGCGCTGGAGATGTGGAACAAGCCCGCGCTCGTCGCCTTCTCGGACCAGGACCCTGTCTTTCCGCAACGCGCCGGAGAGAAGCTTGCTCAGCGCATACCTTCGGCGATATTCGTACCGATCTCCGGCGCCTCGCATTTCCTGCAGGAAGACAAGGGTCAAGAGATCGCTGCGTTGGTGCGCGACTGGCTCGGCATCTGA